GGATACCACTAAAGCAGCGGTAAATATTGCCAAAGTATTATGTCCGGAAAATGCGAAAAACATCATTACCATTCGCGCCAATCAGGCTGAAGACCAAGCTGTTGACAGTTTAAGTGAAAAAAATTGTCCACCCGATGCCACCGTCATATTTGCCGGCGTTAATGAAACCGTATTGGCACAGTTGCAAAAGTTGATGGATAGAGATAAAACAAAACGCCCAGTCATTATTTTTGCCGAAATGAGTACCGAGGGAAAAGGTATTCTTGCCCGTTATCTCAAAGATCATCATTATTTTATCGTCGCAAATGGTGATGGGACCAATGATGTCATGATGATGAAAAACTCCAATGTGGTTATCGCCCATCATTCCGATGATGGTACGTTTGCCCCTGGAGTAGGTGCTTTAGCAAATATCAGTGAAGAGCAACTAAGAAGATTATTTGGTTCTGATAAAACCTTTTACGAGCTTTTTGATATTAACCTTCCGAAAAGCTTGTTTGTCCAGCAATTCGCTCCTTTAGCGAACTCACAAGAAAAACCGACGATGGCCTTAGCACTTAAAAGCGGGAAAATGACCTTTGATATAGCAAAAGCGGTCGGCGCAAATGTCACGGAAATGAATCAGCAACATTGGTATAGCGTTGCATTTGACCTATTATGGTTGTGGATTGCATTTTATGAAATTAATCAAAGCGCTGATTTACCCATGGATAACCGCAATATCAATGCTTCAAGGTTGATTTCAAATACTATGGGCATTGCGCTACTCATTGCAGTTTTTCAATCTTTAGCGAATTATGCGCTGTTTAATGAATCAACCAACTTAGGCAGCATGCTGATGATGTTAACCCTGCTCCCTTTCGTTCTAAAAAGTGTTTTTTCAGGCTTTCAAATGGTTCAAGAGAGTTTGTACCCAGCACCTGAAATTATTGAAGTTGAAGAGGAAAAGGAGACGAATACCAATCGCTCCATCCTAAGTTATGTGGGTTCTTTTTTTTCACGTAAACCTGCAAAGCAATCGGAGAAAATATCTGCTCTTCCTAAACTGCAATAGGTATAAAAATCTTGAAGAAAAGTCAGATTGGACCACCCAATGTGACTTTTCTCAATTATTTTTTAGTAAGAGGAGTGCTGAAACGAGCAGTAACACGCCTCCGATAACAATCAAACCGGCACTGGAGATAAGGGATAATAAATTGGAGCCAAATCCCGTAACCATCCAGGCAAAGGCCATCACAGCACCGGATATGCCCATTACCCATCCTTGCGATTGGGCATCAACTGCATTGGAGAATAACGTTAATAAACAAGCAAATGCCATAATATCAAAAGTTGCGATAACCACCGCTAAGGGCCATTGCAACAAAGAATTGGGAATCACATAAACCAGTAATTGCCCCAAGCCGGTAAGTACAAGGCTATATAAAGCGATGTGCTGTACCTTATATCGTTTAACACACAAGGGCATACCAATAAGGATGCCAATAGCAAAACCTAAACCAATCATGCCTTGAACTGCACCCAATTGCCAATTGGTGTAATGGTAAGCCGTTTTCATGTGTACAATGATGAATTGAAAATAAAGGCTAAATCCCATTTGCATCAATAAAAAAACCAATGCCAGAATGCGAACGGATTGATGTTCAAATGCTTCTATGAAAATTTGTACTGGCCGAAAAAAGGATATTTTTTTATGAGACAAAGCTAAAACAGTATCTTGATAGCCAAGTTCGATCCAAACCCAAGCGATAAACGCAAGGAATGCTGCCATCAAAAAAGGGGTGGTAAAAGTAAACCAAGGCAGTAATTGTTGATCCGACATCACTCCACCAAGTAAGGGCCCCAGAACAGAGCCAAAACTAAAACTCATGGAAATTAGACTCATGTTTAAGGCTTTAGTTTCAGGTGTACTAAAATCAGCAATAGAAGCTTGTGCTATGGGTTGGCTACCCGCCATTAAACCCGAAAGAGCCCTGCCAATAAGTAATAAACTCAAACAAGAAAAAGCAACTCCAGCCCCCATGAGTAGAAAACTAATGGTTATTCCCAACATGCACAACAACAATACTTTTTTCCGTCCCCAAACATCGGATAAATCCCCCATAAAGGAAGTTCCAAAAAACATGCATAAGGGATAAAGCATATAACTTAATCCCAAATAAAAATGTTTTACTGCCATACTCGCATCGGCACTTAAAACAGGACTATGTTCCGCTGTA
This sequence is a window from Legionella cherrii. Protein-coding genes within it:
- a CDS encoding MFS transporter; amino-acid sequence: MFRKTAPCFFAVVIDALGFGLVYPVMTAIFTAEHSPVLSADASMAVKHFYLGLSYMLYPLCMFFGTSFMGDLSDVWGRKKVLLLCMLGITISFLLMGAGVAFSCLSLLLIGRALSGLMAGSQPIAQASIADFSTPETKALNMSLISMSFSFGSVLGPLLGGVMSDQQLLPWFTFTTPFLMAAFLAFIAWVWIELGYQDTVLALSHKKISFFRPVQIFIEAFEHQSVRILALVFLLMQMGFSLYFQFIIVHMKTAYHYTNWQLGAVQGMIGLGFAIGILIGMPLCVKRYKVQHIALYSLVLTGLGQLLVYVIPNSLLQWPLAVVIATFDIMAFACLLTLFSNAVDAQSQGWVMGISGAVMAFAWMVTGFGSNLLSLISSAGLIVIGGVLLLVSALLLLKNN